ACGCTCGGTTGAAGGAATTGAAGAACCCGGCCTACTGGATCAACTTCGTGATCGAATATTCGGTCGGACGATTGAAGAGCGGAGGCGGGAATGGATAGTACAGCAATCCTGATCGGAGCAATCTCGGCGCTCGTGGTGGCGGTTATCGGCGCGCTCGGAAAGCAAGCCCTCACGATATTGCGCGAGATCTTCAAGAGTCAGCGTGAATCTAACGCGGAATTGGCCAACATCGTTGCCGAGGTCAGAAAGCTCTCGAACGGCGAACTGCTAAAGAACAGGCACGAAACCCTGAAAAACCGGGAAATCCTGACCCAGATTGCCGCCTCGCTTGACGGCGTGACAAGCTCGCTTGAAAGCGCCGCTATCTCGCGGGCCGAAACCGCAAAGGTGAATTTGCAAATTCTTTCCGCCGTGCGGGGCTCTGCGGCCTTCAAGGCACATGAAGGTACGGAGAGACGGACGCAATGCGGCCAAGAGGTGATGACACAATGACGCTTGCAGAAAAAGCAGTCGAGATCGCAATCGGTTATATCGGGGTAAAAGAATCGCCTCCGGGTTCTAACCGCGGCCCGCAGGTTGATAGGTTCCTTGCCGCAACCGGATTGTCGGGTGCACCCTGGTGCGCGGCCTTTGTGTTCGCGGTGTACCAAGAGGCGGCAAAAGCACTTCAGGCGCCTAATCCGTTCGCCGACATTAAGGAACCGGCGCGGGCGTTCGCGTACCGCGAATGGGGCAGGCGGCATAATTGCGTCGTCAAGGAAAAGGGCGATCAAAAAAACCATCATTACGCGCCCGGAATGCTGGTCGTGTTCGACTTCAGCCACATCGGAATTGTCGAAAAGGATTTAGGCGACGGCACGGTGCAGACGATCGAGGGGAACACCGACGCGAAAGGCAGCAGAACCGGCGGGCAGGTAATGCGCAAAATCCGCCAACTCAAAAGCGGCGATGTCGTGGTGGGGGTTCGCGAGACCGCGCCGATTAGTTTGCCGCCGAAAGAATCATACATTCGTTTTCTCAACGTCGGCTGGACAGGTGTACTTAGGGATATCCCGATTGACAAACGCTCCGGCCATCCCGATATCATAGCCGCCAACGCGATCACCCGGCACGTCAAGGACGCATTCAATCTCGATTAAGGGGGAATGATGGCATTCGACGTCGCAAACTTCAAGACGATCCGAGACCTACAGGGCAGGCACAAGGGGCAAAGCGCGCTGATTGTCGGCGGCGGGCCTAGCGGGCGCGCTTGGGAATTGCTGGCCCAGAAGATACATCCCGATATCGTGATCGGCGTCAACGGGACAATCTTGAAACTTGGCGACAAAATGGATTATTGGCTGTGCATAGAAGCGCACGCGAATAAAATGCCGTGGTTCTACGCTCCAACGAGAGCGAAGCGGTGCGTAATGAAACGTCTATGGGACGACGTGCCGGACAAGGAAGATGCCTATTTGCTTAACCGGGACACGACCTGCTTCAGCATAAATCATCCGTTTCGGATAAGGGAAATACCGTATTCGGACGGACTGAAATACGAATGGGTTGATCCCGAATGGGCCGAATCGAGCTTTAATATTCGCGAGCCGATAATGGATCGCGACGGCGGGATATCGCTTTTCCAGGGCAGCCACTATACTGATCGCGGCCAGGTCGAGGGCCGATTACGTTCCCGCGACGTCGGAACAGTTATGACGAACGCGATCCATTTCGCCGGCATACTGGGTTGCTCCGACGTTTACACAATCGGGCTGGACCTATATTTTCCAGACGGCGAGCCGAATCACTGGTATCCTGAGCGCGATTACGATGAGTTCGCCGATATAACCGACGTGCTGGGTTATGCTACCTGGGATAAGTCCATGTACGTGCGGCAATACGGGCTGCGCACGACATGGTGGTGGATCGAGGCCGCCAATCTGCTGAAATTGATCAAGCCGCTCATGGAGCGCCAGGGGCTGCGCTGGCACGATTGCAGCAACGGCCTGATTCAAAGAATGGAGGCCCCGAAAATGGGCAGACGGCTTGGCAGTTATCACGACCTGCTGGGAAACTTCGAGGCGAAGCCGCGTGTGCTGGTGGTCGGGGCGGGGCCGTCGGCGCTTCATATCCACCGGATACCGTTCGACCGCTACTCGGTTATTTCGTGTAATTCGGCGGCGCTTTTGGTTTGGGCCGATATCTGGCTGGGCTTCGACCAATACTGCCATCATTTCCCGTGGTTCAACCTGCACAGCGCGAAGCACTACATCATCGGCGGGCCGCTGTGCGAACGGAGCGAACACGACTATTGGGAAATGTACTGGGATCAGTTTTTGCCGGAGAATAAAGAGATCCCGGTTCTAACGAGCGCGACCGTGACCGGGATGGCGTTGCAGGTTGCGGCCATGATGAGGGGAGTCGAGCGGATTGATCTGACCGGCTGTGATTTCGGGAATATGCCGTTTCATTTTTACGACTATGACGAGCCGCCGACGGCGCGCCCAGACGCCAATATGGATCGAATGCCGATCGAGCGAATGCAGATGTTGATTGAACAAGTGAGGACGAGCGGGATCGAGATAAATCATTACGGGCCGACGTGCCTTGCCGTGAGGGAGATATGACGCCGAAAGCGAGATTCATTATCACGATTCATTGCGAGATCGGTGACGAGACGATTGCGCCGCAAACGATCCGGGCCGAATTCAATGACGACAAGTTCTATGCGATTGCGGAAACGGAACGACGGCTGAACCGCTTTCTGGAGCGGATGCTCGTCGGTTACGACGGGCACTTCAACAAAAAGGAAACACAGCCCGATGAATGAATACAAACCGCCGCCCGTTATCTCGCGTTATCTGCGCTGTCCGGAGGACGTGCGGATTGCGCGCTGGTGGCTGGAACAACAGAGCGAGCCCGTGAAGGCGCTCTATATCGGCCCCGCATATGGCGAGGACTTTTATTCGTTTCTGACGATTGGCTTCGGGCTGAAAAACACAATTGAATGGCATGCCGTCGAACTGAACCGCGAGGCCTTCGATTCCCTCGACGATCCGGTCATTAAATTCCTGGGTGTTCAGCTTTTCCTCGCCGATTTCGAGGCTCACGTTTGCGCGACCCCTCATCGGCAATACGATTTGATTATCGCAAACTACTGCTGGCACGCGGCATGGGACGGGTCAAAGCGGCGGCGATTGAAGGCGCTGCTTGATTGCAACCCCGGCCTGTTAATTTGCCGGGACGCCATAACCCAACACTACCAAACGGCGGATAAACTCGAATACCACGCGCTTGTGACGGCGGCTGGCTATCGGGCGCTGCGGCACGTCGACCAGGTGGATTTCAAGCTCGACGCCTGCAAGCGCCGGGACACCGGCTACATCCTTATGCGAACCGGGGCGGAACTACCGGACGATATCTATATCGAGCTTGCACCGACGTAACAAATACCCCGCCCG
This DNA window, taken from bacterium, encodes the following:
- a CDS encoding CHAP domain-containing protein, which translates into the protein MTLAEKAVEIAIGYIGVKESPPGSNRGPQVDRFLAATGLSGAPWCAAFVFAVYQEAAKALQAPNPFADIKEPARAFAYREWGRRHNCVVKEKGDQKNHHYAPGMLVVFDFSHIGIVEKDLGDGTVQTIEGNTDAKGSRTGGQVMRKIRQLKSGDVVVGVRETAPISLPPKESYIRFLNVGWTGVLRDIPIDKRSGHPDIIAANAITRHVKDAFNLD